The DNA segment CGCTCGGCGAGATCGGCGGGCGTCACGACGTCGATACGACCGGCCGATTCGAGACGGTGAAGGTGTTCGATCGTCCGCTCGAAGTCGGTGCGCTGCTGGTCCGTCAGTTCGTGGTAGAAGAGACCGACGTGACCGCCCCACCGGGCGGCGCGGTCGAGCAGGTCGACGGCCGTCTCGGCGGACGGTTCCCCCACCCTGGGGCACAGGAGCGGCTCTACCGGGGCGCCACCGACGCCCCGTCCGGACCAGAACGCCAGGTCGTGGTACTCGTCGACGATGTCGAGCGTTCGATCGGTCCACTCGCCGAACGGATAGGCGAAGTACCGGGCCCCGTCCTCGAAGCCGTGGTCGACGAGCCACTGGTGTGCGTCGGCGATCTCCGTGACCTGTTCGTCGGCACTCAGGTCCTTCAGGCGCCGATGGGAGTACCTGTGACTACCGATCGTCCAGCCGGCGTCCGCCAGCCGTGAGCACCGTTCCAGGCCGAGTCGTCCGTCACCGCCGATCGTGGTTGGATTGACGAACGAGGTAGCGACGTACCCGTACCGATCGAGGATCGGAACCGCCTCTGTGTAGTCGGTCGCGTAGCCGTCGTCGAACTGGATCGTCACGGTACCGGTGGACCGACGTGGGACGAAGAACAGTTCGTCGACGTGCATCGTCCGCGCCCGATCGCCGACCCAGAGGGCGATGCGGATTTCTGCGACGTCGGAGAGGTCGACGGACCCCGTGACTGTCTCGAGACCGAACGAGTATCGCAGCGGTCGCCGATCACCGTTGATTCCGCGCCGGAAGTCGGCCCGGTTTTCGTCGCCGTCGAACAGCTGGATTCGCGGGACCACCGAGTCCCCGGTCGAGAGGATGAGTCCGGGAACGACGTTCGAACAGTCGAGCGGTTCGGACAGCGTTCGACGGATCCACACTCGCTCGTCGGTGGTGTCGGCGTCGAGACGGGCCCCGCGCGGGGCGTCGTCCAGCGAACCGTCCAGTACCGTCCACGGCGAGAGGTCGTCGAAGTCGTCGAAGGGGTCGCCGTGGACGAGAGAGCGGCCGTCGTCGCGAGGATCGCCATCTTCGTTCCCTTCCCCAGGGGTATCGGATTCGCCGGGATCGTCAGTCGATTGGATAGTACTGGACGTGTTGGTGGCTCCGTCGACGCGATCGTCCGCCCGTCCGATCCGATCGTGGTCGAGACAGCCCGCGAGTCCCGCCGCCGCGACAGAAAGGTACGTCCGCCGTTTCATACTCGGAGAGAAGACACTCACGGACGCACATTGTTAGGGAGAGCGTGAGAGTCGGGGCTCGCTATCCGTTTGGGGGTAGATTCCATCCACGCTCGGCGTTCGAGGCGATCCGTAGAGTCGCCCACCATCACCGATGGTGGTCGCGCGCTGGACGCGCCGGCCGATTCTTACTCGGCTATCGACATGTCGTCCAGTAGCTCGATGAGCGTCACGACGCGGTGGCGTTGTTCGTCCGCGAGTGCCGTATACGTGCCGACGGCGTCGTATTCCCAGTCCAACACGAGCTGGTGGAGATAAGCCATCGGCAGGTACACCTCGAACGTCCGATACGGCAAATCGACCGCGTCACAGTACCGACGAACGCACGATCGTGCGCGTTCTCCGAGTTCGGTATCGTCACACAGGACCGTCCGGACTCGGTCCTCGAAATCGCCGACGAGCCACGCAGCCGTGTTGAGAAGCAAGTAGCCGGCGTCGACGATCGGGGAACCGGTCGGCGCACCGTACTCCCAGTCGATAACGGACGTGATCGTCCGGCCATCGAAATAGATGTTACTAGACATGAAATCGCCGTGAACCGGAGTGGAAAACGTCGTCGCCGGGGCGTCGACGGCGGGAGGATCGATGTTCGCCGGCGAACATCGCATCTCCGTCCGGATCTCCGCGGGCGACCGTTCGATCGGATCCCCGCCGTACGTGCGCTGGAAATCGGCGAGCCACTCGTACCCGATCCGGAGAATCCGTTCCATGGAGTCGACGTCCCGTCCGACCGCGTCGTCGAGCGGACGCCCCTCGGCCGGTACTACCCGACGGACCGATCCGAACGGAGACTGCAGCGAATCGCCGTTCGGGATTGTCTCCGCAATAGCAGCGTCGGAACTGCTGAGGGCCGACGTGACGCGGTTCTCGCGTTCGGTGTACGGCTCGTGGGTTGCCCGATTCGGTACTTTGTGGATATCTGAGATGCCGGACTCGTCCACGTCGAGGACGATCGAGCGGGCTCGACCACCCACCACGAGCGGATCGTCGAACCCGAACGGCGACGGTTTCGAGCGGGTGGAACAGACGACGAGAAGCGAGGGATAGCACCGCTTTACCAGCCCGCTCCGGTTCGCCACCCGCATCAGCTTCTCGACGGCGGTCCCGAGCGCACCGTGTTCGTTCGCGTAGGCGTCGAATATCTGCGGGATGGCGTGTGCGTTCTCGACGTCGAATGCGTACAGCGGTCGTGAAGCGGTCGGAAAGAGTGCGTACACAGAGACGTCGTCGAATCCTGCGTCGGCTGCGAGCGTTCGGTATCCGTTCGCGGTTCCCGGGCCCACACCGAGCGCTCCTGTTCTATCGGTTTGCACCGGTTCGATCCGCTCGGTGAGACCCGTCCGACTCGGCCAGCCGTCAGCCAGAAAGACGAGTGAACCGTCGTCGGAGAGGTAGCGACGAACCCGTTCGAGCCGCGACCGATCGACGCGTTCGCCGGTGAAGTCGGCGACGACGGTCTGGAACGTATCGTCCCGGAACGGAAGTCGCCGGTCGGTAGAATGAACGGGGGTGACCCGCTCCGCGCTGGCGTAATCGTCTCGAACGGCGACGATTCGAAGCTTGTCGAGCGAGGCTTCGACCGCGTACACCGATTTGGCGTGCTCGGCGAGCACCATCGACCGTCGACCGTACCCGGCGTTCAGGTCCAAACACCGCCCGGTGATGTACTCCGCGACGAGCGGGAGCCACAGGTCCTGCTGGACGTCGAAGACTGTCGATAGTACCGACTCCCGGTGCGGGTGATCCCCGAGCACCTCGTCGGCCGCAGTACGAATCGACATCGTCGTCGCCGTTCTGGCGAACTCCGCGAGAGTCGCCTCCGAGAGCGGCCATGAGGACGGTTCGTCGGCTGGTCGACACGAGACGATTCCGTACCGTTCGACCAGCTCGGCGTCACAATGGTCACACACCATCGAATCGTCCGAGAACGTCGCGGAACAATCCGGACAAACCAGTTCGGCGAGGTCGGACGACGTCCGCGACGGTGACCACACGTTCCTCGATCGTGTCATAGCGTCGTTTGAATTTTTCGGACGTCTAGCAGGCCGGTAATCGTCGAGAGGGCCGCCCAGACGGCCAGTCCGAGCAGGATGATCGCGACGAGCGACGGCCAACCGTCGACGTAGCCGTTCGCCGGAAGAACGACGACGACCATCCCGGCAGTCACCCCGACGATTCCCCCGACGCGACGGGCCAGG comes from the Halovivax cerinus genome and includes:
- a CDS encoding phosphotransferase, which produces MVCDHCDAELVERYGIVSCRPADEPSSWPLSEATLAEFARTATTMSIRTAADEVLGDHPHRESVLSTVFDVQQDLWLPLVAEYITGRCLDLNAGYGRRSMVLAEHAKSVYAVEASLDKLRIVAVRDDYASAERVTPVHSTDRRLPFRDDTFQTVVADFTGERVDRSRLERVRRYLSDDGSLVFLADGWPSRTGLTERIEPVQTDRTGALGVGPGTANGYRTLAADAGFDDVSVYALFPTASRPLYAFDVENAHAIPQIFDAYANEHGALGTAVEKLMRVANRSGLVKRCYPSLLVVCSTRSKPSPFGFDDPLVVGGRARSIVLDVDESGISDIHKVPNRATHEPYTERENRVTSALSSSDAAIAETIPNGDSLQSPFGSVRRVVPAEGRPLDDAVGRDVDSMERILRIGYEWLADFQRTYGGDPIERSPAEIRTEMRCSPANIDPPAVDAPATTFSTPVHGDFMSSNIYFDGRTITSVIDWEYGAPTGSPIVDAGYLLLNTAAWLVGDFEDRVRTVLCDDTELGERARSCVRRYCDAVDLPYRTFEVYLPMAYLHQLVLDWEYDAVGTYTALADEQRHRVVTLIELLDDMSIAE
- a CDS encoding polysaccharide deacetylase family protein; protein product: MKRRTYLSVAAAGLAGCLDHDRIGRADDRVDGATNTSSTIQSTDDPGESDTPGEGNEDGDPRDDGRSLVHGDPFDDFDDLSPWTVLDGSLDDAPRGARLDADTTDERVWIRRTLSEPLDCSNVVPGLILSTGDSVVPRIQLFDGDENRADFRRGINGDRRPLRYSFGLETVTGSVDLSDVAEIRIALWVGDRARTMHVDELFFVPRRSTGTVTIQFDDGYATDYTEAVPILDRYGYVATSFVNPTTIGGDGRLGLERCSRLADAGWTIGSHRYSHRRLKDLSADEQVTEIADAHQWLVDHGFEDGARYFAYPFGEWTDRTLDIVDEYHDLAFWSGRGVGGAPVEPLLCPRVGEPSAETAVDLLDRAARWGGHVGLFYHELTDQQRTDFERTIEHLHRLESAGRIDVVTPADLAERVLQ